In a single window of the Aquicella siphonis genome:
- a CDS encoding NAD(P)H-dependent oxidoreductase: MKILIVYAHPEPSSFNAALRDMAVRTMESMGFEVRISDLYAMKFNPVASWSDFRNGHDLSSRQYGMIQRDAYLNDLLSNDIKEEQSKLAWCDSVLLQFPLWWFGMPAILKGWLDRIFTAGFAFDKDKWFDSGLLKPRKVLVSVTTQSPESAYQESGIHGRMDQYLKPIHHTFRFAGISPLSPFIAYGVMNMDDQARRGVLQDYHDHLIRFLKKQVSINPDS; encoded by the coding sequence ATGAAAATCTTGATTGTGTATGCTCATCCCGAGCCAAGCTCATTTAACGCTGCGCTCAGAGATATGGCTGTGCGTACGATGGAATCCATGGGCTTTGAAGTCAGGATTTCTGATTTATACGCAATGAAATTCAATCCGGTTGCCAGCTGGAGTGATTTCAGGAACGGCCACGATCTGTCATCCCGTCAGTACGGGATGATACAGCGTGATGCCTATTTGAATGATCTTTTAAGCAATGACATCAAGGAAGAACAGAGCAAGCTGGCCTGGTGTGATAGCGTACTATTGCAATTTCCTCTATGGTGGTTTGGAATGCCAGCCATTTTAAAAGGATGGCTTGATCGCATATTCACTGCGGGTTTTGCTTTTGACAAGGATAAATGGTTCGACAGCGGTCTGTTGAAGCCCAGGAAGGTTTTGGTATCAGTCACCACGCAGTCACCGGAAAGTGCTTACCAAGAGAGCGGCATACATGGCAGGATGGATCAGTACCTCAAGCCCATTCATCATACATTCCGGTTTGCCGGCATTTCACCTTTGTCACCATTTATTGCATACGGTGTTATGAATATGGATGATCAGGCTAGGCGCGGAGTATTGCAAGACTATCATGATCATCTGATCAGATTTTTGAAAAAACAGGTTTCCATCAATCCGGATTCATGA
- the glpK gene encoding glycerol kinase GlpK has product MRNYLLAIDQGTTNSRAIIFDRRGCLISQHEMALRQTFPRDGWVEQDPLEMFANTVECCRAALGKANLDADSLAAAGISNQRETTVIWDRITGKPVYPAIVWQDRRTSEMCRQLSKTFLQEMVYHKTGLLLDPYFSATKIVWILENVQGVRERAAKGDLLFGTVDTFLLWQLTHGKSHATDATNASRTLLFNIHDQTWDDEILRAFNIPAVMLPVVKDNTADFGDIHGSILGKSVPVTGMAGDQQAATIGQACFHSGMVKATYGTGCFMLLNTGDRVIQSNNKLLSTIAYRIDHHVTYGLEGSIFSAGETVKWLRDTLGLITHAAETEALAKKVHSTEGVYLIPAFTGLGAPYWDPDARGALLGLTRSSGREHVVRAALENVAYQTRDLLEAMKSDCHSGLNTLRVDGGMAANNWLLQFLSDILNLQVHRPVCIETTALGAAYLAGLQAGLYQSLDDISKMWQMSASFVSQMSKTERDKLYLGWRNAVNKVTRAGAFSLDQK; this is encoded by the coding sequence ATGCGTAATTATCTATTGGCTATTGATCAGGGTACAACCAATAGCCGCGCAATTATTTTTGACCGCCGCGGCTGCTTGATCAGTCAGCATGAAATGGCCTTGCGGCAGACTTTCCCCAGGGATGGATGGGTTGAGCAAGATCCACTCGAGATGTTCGCAAATACAGTGGAGTGTTGCCGCGCAGCGCTAGGAAAGGCAAATCTCGATGCAGATTCCCTCGCCGCCGCCGGCATATCGAATCAGCGTGAAACCACAGTCATCTGGGACAGGATAACCGGAAAACCCGTCTATCCTGCTATTGTGTGGCAAGACCGCAGAACCAGTGAAATGTGCAGGCAGTTATCAAAAACATTCTTGCAAGAAATGGTCTATCACAAAACCGGATTATTACTGGATCCCTATTTTTCTGCCACCAAGATTGTATGGATACTGGAGAATGTCCAAGGCGTCCGCGAACGGGCAGCAAAGGGTGACTTGTTATTCGGCACAGTGGATACATTTTTGTTGTGGCAATTGACGCATGGCAAATCGCATGCGACAGATGCGACAAATGCTTCCAGGACATTATTGTTTAACATACATGATCAAACCTGGGATGACGAGATTTTGAGAGCATTTAATATTCCTGCTGTCATGTTGCCTGTTGTGAAAGACAATACCGCGGATTTTGGCGACATTCATGGCTCTATTCTTGGGAAAAGCGTTCCGGTTACCGGAATGGCGGGCGATCAGCAGGCAGCGACGATTGGGCAAGCGTGTTTTCACTCCGGCATGGTAAAAGCCACTTACGGCACGGGGTGTTTTATGTTGTTGAACACAGGCGACAGAGTCATACAGTCAAATAACAAGCTGCTTTCAACCATAGCGTACCGCATCGATCATCACGTGACTTATGGTCTGGAGGGAAGCATTTTTTCCGCGGGTGAGACGGTGAAATGGCTCAGAGACACACTTGGGCTCATTACCCATGCCGCTGAAACTGAAGCGCTCGCAAAAAAAGTTCATAGTACCGAAGGTGTGTATTTAATACCGGCGTTTACAGGCCTGGGGGCGCCTTATTGGGATCCGGATGCCAGAGGCGCCTTGTTGGGTTTGACGAGAAGCAGCGGCAGAGAACATGTTGTGCGGGCTGCGCTTGAAAATGTCGCCTATCAGACCCGGGATCTGCTTGAAGCCATGAAGTCAGATTGTCATTCCGGGTTGAATACACTGCGAGTGGACGGAGGGATGGCGGCGAATAACTGGCTCTTGCAGTTTTTGTCCGATATCCTCAATTTACAAGTGCATCGTCCGGTTTGCATCGAAACAACCGCGCTGGGAGCTGCTTATCTCGCCGGATTACAGGCAGGATTATATCAGTCTCTGGATGATATTTCCAAAATGTGGCAAATGTCGGCGTCATTTGTCTCCCAAATGTCAAAAACCGAGCGTGACAAGTTATACCTGGGCTGGCGTAACGCCGTTAATAAAGTGACGCGAGCCGGGGCGTTTTCCCTAGACCAGAAATAA
- a CDS encoding Gfo/Idh/MocA family protein encodes MARVPVKWGILGTSMISATMAKAIRESSISELYAVGSRSLKTAMDFAHTHNIPRHYSCHQDVLDDPEVDVVYIGLPNHLHKEWIVRCAASGKHILCEKPFVTRIDDARTALAAVQTHGVFCMEALMYRCHPLINKLKEVVSSHVLGKITLFNAVYMADIVDLANPVEGGAILNLGCYPVSLIRLLAGSAQGKSMAEPLEITSLGRVSTTRNDNQGSLLMKFENDMLAMVTAADDISMCARFEIIGTKGSLRLISNPWLPDRTENSFIIHHYQNGETVKINVTAERSLYTYQIDAVSRHVLDGADQCMSMSRQDTLGNMMVLDTWRQQIARGTQPADNQIMERIA; translated from the coding sequence ATGGCTCGTGTGCCTGTTAAATGGGGTATTCTTGGAACCAGCATGATTTCTGCGACGATGGCGAAAGCCATTCGGGAATCATCAATCAGCGAATTATATGCGGTTGGAAGCCGGTCTTTGAAAACTGCCATGGACTTTGCCCATACACATAATATTCCCCGCCACTATTCATGCCATCAGGATGTACTTGATGATCCTGAGGTGGATGTCGTCTATATTGGGTTGCCAAACCACTTGCATAAAGAATGGATTGTGCGGTGTGCCGCCTCCGGAAAACATATCTTGTGTGAAAAACCCTTCGTGACCCGTATCGATGATGCGCGTACCGCGTTGGCAGCCGTTCAAACACACGGCGTGTTTTGTATGGAAGCGCTCATGTATCGCTGCCATCCCCTGATAAACAAATTGAAGGAAGTGGTTTCAAGTCATGTTTTGGGCAAAATCACGTTGTTTAACGCTGTCTATATGGCAGACATTGTCGATTTGGCTAATCCGGTCGAAGGCGGTGCCATTCTGAATCTTGGTTGTTATCCGGTTTCTCTGATACGCTTGCTGGCCGGAAGCGCGCAAGGAAAAAGCATGGCGGAACCTCTGGAAATCACTTCACTTGGAAGAGTCAGCACAACTCGGAATGATAACCAGGGCAGCCTGTTGATGAAATTTGAGAATGACATGCTGGCAATGGTGACAGCGGCGGATGACATCAGCATGTGCGCGCGTTTCGAAATTATCGGAACGAAGGGGTCTTTACGTCTTATCTCCAATCCCTGGCTGCCTGACCGTACAGAAAACAGTTTTATTATTCATCATTACCAGAACGGCGAAACTGTAAAAATCAATGTGACTGCTGAGCGATCATTATATACTTATCAGATTGATGCCGTGAGCCGGCATGTTCTTGACGGCGCAGATCAATGCATGTCCATGTCGCGGCAAGATACGCTGGGGAACATGATGGTACTGGATACCTGGCGGCAACAAATAGCGCGCGGCACACAACCAGCAGATAATCAGATCATGGAAAGAATCGCATAG
- a CDS encoding DUF6356 family protein: protein MRNIFTEHPHSIGESYFQHMKFATLFGIKMITGGLACIIHAVLPFLFQKTGSKMLLGMTRHFVERMPSIDGNVTDLFHIIERKKAGTPVSLSKENKAQLIKS from the coding sequence ATGAGAAATATATTTACCGAACATCCTCACAGCATAGGCGAAAGCTACTTTCAGCATATGAAGTTTGCAACACTGTTTGGGATCAAGATGATAACTGGAGGACTGGCGTGCATCATACACGCTGTTTTGCCGTTTCTCTTTCAAAAGACAGGCAGCAAAATGCTTTTGGGAATGACACGGCACTTTGTCGAGCGCATGCCGTCTATCGATGGGAATGTGACAGACTTGTTCCATATCATAGAAAGAAAGAAGGCTGGCACACCGGTTTCGCTGTCCAAAGAGAACAAGGCGCAGCTCATCAAGTCCTGA
- the ribD gene encoding bifunctional diaminohydroxyphosphoribosylaminopyrimidine deaminase/5-amino-6-(5-phosphoribosylamino)uracil reductase RibD yields MSHSEFMSLALRLAEKGRLTVSPNPMVGCVIVSQGQIVGQGFHQQAGGPHAEIMALQQAGSMAKGATAYVTLEPCCHHGKTPPCTTALIQAGIKQVYAACTDINPLISGAGAAQLRAAGIQVETGLMEKEALGLNEIFFHYMKHNRPFVIAKWAMSLDGKTITASGDSRDISSQASRQHSHQFRQQVDAILIGANTARQDNPFLTVRYSPETGLPVRHPLRIVLSGKGSLPLDLNLFDPRLPGKTLVATTPDADQHHIASLREQDVEVLVLPANSRHQVDLHSLMSELGRRQITSLLVEGGMTVHEHFFHENLVNKIHVYLAPAVIGSLKNKRFLDEFKVSTLDKDIFITSDYKEHCDV; encoded by the coding sequence ATGTCACATTCCGAGTTCATGTCGCTGGCTCTGCGTCTGGCCGAAAAAGGCCGTCTCACTGTTTCGCCCAACCCAATGGTTGGTTGTGTGATCGTGAGTCAGGGACAGATCGTTGGCCAAGGATTCCATCAGCAGGCAGGCGGCCCGCATGCGGAAATAATGGCTTTACAGCAGGCGGGCAGCATGGCCAAGGGCGCCACCGCCTATGTAACACTGGAACCTTGCTGCCACCATGGCAAGACCCCGCCCTGCACGACCGCACTCATTCAGGCTGGAATTAAACAGGTGTATGCCGCCTGCACGGACATCAATCCTCTGATCTCCGGCGCCGGCGCTGCGCAATTGCGTGCCGCGGGCATACAGGTTGAGACCGGGCTGATGGAAAAGGAAGCACTCGGCTTAAACGAAATATTTTTCCATTACATGAAACATAACCGCCCATTCGTAATCGCCAAATGGGCGATGTCACTGGATGGGAAAACGATTACTGCCTCTGGCGACAGCCGTGACATTTCCTCCCAGGCATCAAGACAGCATTCACATCAGTTCAGACAACAGGTTGACGCCATCTTGATCGGCGCGAATACCGCGCGACAGGATAATCCATTTTTAACGGTGAGGTATTCACCAGAAACAGGACTTCCTGTTCGGCATCCATTACGAATCGTGTTATCCGGCAAGGGCAGCCTGCCCCTAGATTTGAACCTATTCGACCCGCGTCTTCCCGGAAAAACCCTGGTGGCAACCACACCGGACGCGGATCAACATCATATCGCCTCCCTGCGTGAACAAGATGTGGAAGTTCTGGTTTTACCAGCAAACTCACGTCATCAAGTCGATTTGCATTCTCTCATGAGCGAGCTTGGCAGAAGACAAATCACCAGCCTTCTCGTTGAGGGCGGCATGACCGTTCACGAACATTTTTTTCATGAAAACCTGGTGAATAAAATACACGTTTATCTCGCCCCCGCTGTAATTGGCTCATTAAAAAATAAGCGCTTCCTGGATGAATTCAAGGTCTCAACATTAGATAAAGATATTTTTATTACTTCTGACTATAAGGAGCACTGTGATGTTTAG
- a CDS encoding superoxide dismutase family protein, with protein MPGKKISHLMFGVLAVLGVNLAHASVTIPIELFNATSGKVQNIGSITAEDSFCGVLLTPDLKGLPPGVHGFHVHVNPSCADNGKAAGGHLDPANSDQHNGPYSKHGHLGDLPVLIVNNDGTATLPTLAPRFKLSQILGHAIMIHAGGDNYSDKPEKLGGGGARIACGVIEKKPA; from the coding sequence ATGCCAGGAAAAAAAATTTCACATTTGATGTTTGGCGTTTTGGCTGTACTGGGTGTCAACCTCGCCCACGCGAGCGTGACCATCCCGATAGAATTATTCAATGCCACCAGCGGGAAAGTGCAAAATATAGGCAGCATTACTGCCGAAGACTCCTTTTGCGGGGTGTTACTGACTCCTGATCTGAAGGGTTTGCCGCCCGGCGTGCATGGATTCCATGTGCATGTTAATCCTTCTTGTGCTGATAATGGGAAAGCGGCGGGTGGACATCTGGATCCTGCCAATTCAGATCAACATAATGGTCCTTATAGCAAGCATGGGCATCTGGGGGATTTGCCAGTATTAATTGTCAACAATGATGGAACAGCGACCCTCCCGACGCTGGCGCCGCGTTTCAAACTGTCCCAGATCCTCGGACATGCCATCATGATTCATGCCGGCGGAGACAATTATTCGGATAAGCCGGAAAAACTGGGTGGCGGAGGAGCGCGCATTGCGTGCGGGGTCATTGAAAAAAAACCGGCATGA
- a CDS encoding copper-transporting P-type ATPase, with protein sequence MAEPESNNTPDEKCCAHSSHHHKHHSPSASPPGKQSLRGDKQASYTCPMHPEIIQQGPGSCPICGMSLEPMAVSAGEEPNEELMDMSWRFWLGVVFTVPIFFLTMGADIPLLSNWVRAIPPGVSSWAQLILAVPVVFYSAWPLMTKAGQSLIRFSLNMFTLIALGIGVAFGYSVIAVIFPGLFPPAFKGMHGQVNLYFEAAAAITVLVLLGQIMEIKGRERTGLALRALLDLTPKLARKIMADESEVDVPLGEVHVNDRLRVRPGEKIPVDGVIVEGSSAIDESMITGESLPVEKAKDAKVIGGTVNLTGTFIMLAQHVGSETMLSQIVQQVAEAQHSRAPIQRLADSISAYFVPAVIGIAVITFFAWTLFGPDPAMTYGLVSAISVLIIACPCAVGLATPMSIMVGMGRGAQAGILIKNAESLERFEKVSVLVVDKTGTLTLGKPQINKTVPMTGYSESDLLFYAASLESHSEHPLAGAILSAAKTRNITIQRPDQFHAEVGKGIIGMVDQKRVALGNNKLLEMLGISQGSIQEPAEQLRRDGGTVMFVVVEDRIAGLISVADTIKPTTPEALNALRDEGLQIMMVTGDNATTAAAIADRLKIASFEADVLPHKKTEVIKRLRDEGNIVAMAGDGINDAAALAEADIGIAMGTGTDIAMQSANITLVKGDLTGISRARKLSQHVMRNIRENLFLAFIYNALCIPIAAGVLFPWTGMLLSPIFAAAAMSLSSVSVILNASRLRKIRLQ encoded by the coding sequence ATGGCAGAACCCGAATCAAACAATACACCTGATGAAAAATGCTGTGCGCACTCAAGCCATCATCACAAACATCATTCACCTTCCGCCTCACCGCCAGGGAAACAATCTCTTCGCGGCGATAAACAAGCTTCCTATACTTGCCCCATGCATCCGGAAATCATTCAGCAAGGACCAGGCTCGTGCCCGATATGCGGCATGTCATTGGAGCCGATGGCCGTGTCCGCGGGTGAAGAACCTAATGAAGAACTAATGGATATGTCCTGGCGGTTTTGGCTGGGCGTGGTATTCACTGTTCCCATCTTTTTCCTCACCATGGGCGCGGATATACCGCTGCTTTCCAACTGGGTACGCGCCATCCCCCCCGGGGTATCTTCCTGGGCTCAACTGATTCTTGCAGTCCCGGTTGTGTTTTATTCCGCCTGGCCTTTGATGACCAAAGCAGGACAATCGCTGATAAGGTTCAGCCTGAATATGTTTACCTTGATTGCGCTAGGTATTGGCGTGGCCTTTGGTTACAGCGTGATTGCCGTGATATTTCCAGGCTTGTTTCCGCCCGCGTTTAAAGGCATGCATGGCCAGGTCAATTTGTATTTCGAAGCCGCGGCAGCCATCACGGTTTTGGTCTTGCTTGGCCAAATCATGGAAATAAAAGGAAGAGAACGGACTGGCCTGGCTTTGCGTGCGCTGCTTGACCTGACCCCGAAACTGGCCCGCAAAATCATGGCGGATGAAAGTGAAGTGGATGTTCCTCTGGGAGAAGTGCATGTGAATGACAGGCTGCGGGTTCGTCCGGGCGAAAAGATTCCAGTGGATGGCGTTATTGTTGAAGGCTCCAGCGCAATTGACGAATCCATGATTACCGGCGAATCGCTTCCGGTTGAGAAAGCAAAAGATGCCAAGGTCATAGGCGGGACAGTAAATTTGACCGGAACTTTCATCATGCTGGCGCAGCACGTGGGCAGCGAAACGATGTTGTCGCAGATTGTGCAGCAAGTGGCGGAAGCACAACATTCTCGTGCTCCCATTCAGCGCCTGGCTGATTCGATTTCCGCTTATTTTGTGCCGGCAGTGATAGGTATCGCGGTAATCACTTTCTTCGCTTGGACATTGTTTGGCCCCGATCCCGCGATGACTTACGGATTGGTTTCCGCCATATCGGTTCTTATTATCGCCTGTCCCTGTGCCGTGGGGCTTGCGACTCCCATGTCTATTATGGTGGGTATGGGCAGAGGCGCGCAGGCTGGAATCTTGATCAAAAATGCTGAAAGCCTGGAAAGATTTGAAAAAGTCAGTGTGCTTGTCGTCGATAAAACCGGGACATTGACACTGGGCAAGCCTCAGATTAACAAGACTGTTCCCATGACCGGATATTCAGAATCCGACTTGTTATTTTACGCGGCCAGTCTGGAAAGTCATAGCGAACATCCGCTGGCTGGAGCCATTTTATCCGCCGCAAAGACCCGAAATATAACCATACAGAGGCCTGATCAATTTCATGCCGAGGTGGGCAAGGGAATTATCGGGATGGTCGATCAAAAGCGAGTCGCCTTAGGGAATAACAAGTTGCTGGAAATGCTGGGCATCTCGCAAGGTTCCATTCAAGAGCCAGCGGAGCAGCTGCGCCGTGACGGCGGCACAGTCATGTTCGTGGTGGTGGAAGACCGTATCGCAGGTTTGATCAGCGTCGCAGATACCATCAAGCCCACTACGCCCGAAGCATTGAATGCCTTACGCGACGAAGGCCTGCAAATCATGATGGTAACGGGTGATAATGCCACCACCGCTGCCGCGATTGCGGACAGATTGAAGATTGCGTCTTTTGAAGCTGATGTGCTTCCTCATAAGAAAACGGAAGTCATCAAGCGATTGCGCGATGAGGGAAATATCGTGGCCATGGCAGGGGATGGGATCAACGATGCCGCGGCACTGGCGGAAGCAGACATCGGCATTGCCATGGGAACAGGCACGGATATAGCCATGCAAAGCGCAAACATTACTTTGGTGAAAGGAGATTTAACCGGGATATCGCGCGCGCGCAAGCTCAGTCAGCATGTCATGCGTAACATTCGTGAGAACCTGTTTCTGGCTTTTATTTATAATGCATTGTGTATTCCGATTGCGGCAGGCGTGTTGTTTCCCTGGACCGGAATGTTATTAAGCCCCATTTTTGCCGCGGCGGCCATGAGTCTGAGTTCGGTGTCTGTTATCCTGAATGCTTCCCGTTTGCGGAAAATTCGTTTGCAATGA
- a CDS encoding DUF4442 domain-containing protein → MSATYAYRWTQKIPVCLLRWMINFWPPYLGTGIWIEKITDDFRTITVRMSLRWYNRNYVGTHFGGSMYAMTDPFYMLMLIKNLGENYIVWDKAAYIEFKKPGKDTLRATFAFTREEIQAIRHQADMNEKFVFDRPVDLFDQEGRIVARVVKTLYVRKK, encoded by the coding sequence ATGAGCGCGACTTATGCTTACCGCTGGACGCAGAAAATTCCGGTATGCCTGCTACGCTGGATGATTAATTTTTGGCCTCCTTATCTGGGTACCGGAATCTGGATTGAAAAAATTACCGATGATTTTCGCACAATAACAGTACGCATGAGTTTGCGCTGGTATAACCGCAATTATGTCGGCACCCATTTTGGCGGATCTATGTATGCCATGACAGACCCGTTTTATATGTTGATGCTGATTAAAAATCTGGGCGAGAATTACATCGTCTGGGATAAGGCGGCTTATATAGAATTTAAAAAGCCCGGGAAAGACACTCTGCGCGCGACTTTTGCCTTTACTAGGGAAGAAATTCAAGCTATCAGGCACCAGGCGGATATGAATGAAAAGTTTGTGTTTGATCGTCCCGTGGATTTGTTTGATCAGGAAGGCAGAATTGTTGCCAGAGTGGTCAAAACGTTATATGTACGAAAAAAATGA
- a CDS encoding GFA family protein: MLLKGSCHCKAVRFEVNSHTPYPFMRCYCSICRKTAGGGGYAINIMGQADSLKVIGKQYVKVYHAILGRTRENRPKRSTGRRHFCQRCASCLWISDPAWPDLVHPFASAIDTPLPIPPERVHIMLDYAAGWCDIPKGKREVCFARYPEESIAEWHERHELYEK, translated from the coding sequence ATGTTATTAAAAGGATCTTGTCACTGCAAAGCGGTGAGATTTGAAGTCAATTCCCATACGCCTTATCCATTCATGCGGTGTTATTGTTCCATTTGCCGCAAGACCGCGGGTGGAGGTGGGTATGCCATCAATATCATGGGGCAGGCTGATAGTCTTAAAGTCATTGGAAAACAATATGTGAAAGTTTACCACGCCATATTGGGACGAACCCGGGAAAACCGGCCCAAACGAAGCACAGGTCGCCGGCATTTTTGTCAACGCTGTGCCAGCTGTTTGTGGATTTCTGATCCTGCCTGGCCTGATCTTGTTCATCCTTTCGCGTCAGCGATTGATACGCCCTTGCCCATTCCGCCTGAACGCGTTCACATCATGCTCGATTATGCGGCTGGCTGGTGTGATATTCCCAAAGGCAAAAGAGAGGTGTGTTTTGCGCGATACCCAGAAGAATCAATCGCGGAATGGCATGAACGGCATGAATTATATGAAAAGTAA
- a CDS encoding DUF6506 family protein, which translates to MALRYWAFIYLSPGFNHEKDIDEMKSDQTRVKIIGIDMNHKEHVIEVAKKLVEEGVQCIELCGGFGPVWISQVMEAINHAVPVGGVFYGPEARRPMLDILNSP; encoded by the coding sequence ATGGCATTACGTTACTGGGCTTTTATTTACTTGTCACCTGGTTTTAATCATGAAAAAGATATCGATGAAATGAAGTCCGACCAGACGCGAGTCAAAATCATTGGCATTGATATGAATCATAAAGAACATGTAATTGAGGTAGCAAAAAAACTGGTGGAAGAAGGGGTGCAGTGTATCGAGCTGTGCGGAGGTTTTGGACCTGTCTGGATTAGTCAAGTCATGGAGGCCATTAATCATGCTGTCCCGGTGGGCGGGGTTTTTTATGGCCCTGAAGCGAGAAGGCCCATGCTGGACATTCTAAACTCACCCTGA
- a CDS encoding M48 family metallopeptidase, whose translation MLMIPGQSAVVWPPQYKVRRHRLARRVKMRASHHDGLEITVPPSFNLHEIPRILEENKSWIIKQIALSQATVPPTLMRPDHVEFNALNELWKIHYVACQSRLEIIQRPHREIVLTGKIHETTQCRKKLIAWIRNYSRDYLISQLETLSLVTGMEYASAAVRDQKTVWGSCTSKKSISLNYKLVFLPHRLLRHIIIHELCHTKYLNHSRRFWNLVGEHDPDWRSHKLELRSADRFIPGWL comes from the coding sequence ATGCTTATGATACCAGGACAATCCGCCGTAGTCTGGCCGCCACAGTATAAAGTCAGAAGGCACCGGCTGGCGCGACGGGTGAAAATGAGGGCCAGCCATCATGACGGCCTGGAAATTACCGTTCCGCCGAGTTTTAATTTGCATGAAATTCCGCGCATACTCGAGGAAAATAAATCCTGGATTATTAAACAGATCGCGCTTTCGCAGGCAACAGTACCGCCGACGCTAATGAGGCCTGATCATGTGGAATTTAATGCTCTAAATGAGCTATGGAAGATCCATTATGTCGCGTGCCAATCCAGGCTTGAAATCATTCAACGTCCTCATCGTGAAATCGTTCTGACCGGGAAAATTCATGAAACAACCCAATGCAGGAAGAAGCTCATTGCATGGATAAGAAATTACTCGCGTGATTATCTCATTTCCCAGTTGGAAACGCTAAGTTTAGTAACGGGTATGGAATATGCAAGCGCTGCGGTGCGCGATCAAAAAACGGTATGGGGAAGTTGCACGTCAAAAAAATCAATCAGTCTGAATTATAAACTGGTTTTTCTTCCGCATCGGTTATTGCGCCATATCATCATTCATGAACTCTGTCATACGAAATACTTGAATCATTCAAGACGTTTTTGGAACCTGGTCGGCGAACATGATCCGGATTGGAGGTCGCATAAACTGGAATTACGGTCAGCGGACCGGTTTATTCCGGGATGGCTATAA